The proteins below are encoded in one region of Pseudomonadota bacterium:
- a CDS encoding translocation/assembly module TamB domain-containing protein, whose protein sequence is MTGAVSAIVYNNNARTWIAVKATTLVESRTDFEFKIEGVESSDIDKWKFRNIEIYKNSKLLLKGKELSLSFSVFKLLDKDVYIKNFSADLLELYIQSNPPPKKTEAKKVKFVLPKLYPVKVDNIEVRELILHYNTIKKYSYSLKGKLSAFSPDTPFYADIDIASLDKKGLSASIKTKLSDSQNVIITADIREEKGGLIGNSLYVPEENTVDIKLTANITKEQELYNVTVDSLSFPFQDKQLQVNAKLTVDSRQATVFINEAAIDIEGSKQVISGIVNNKEISINAKLEKLPLSPFQLWIQKPDIKGSVTGSMSVGGLIDRLSFHSDLSFDGKYTTLPLKSHIVAHGNIDEVIIDDFKLSTSNEEYISLKGKYSKAQFDIKIKAVALPTRIMGAMGINIKAGKITADLGLKGSAKMPLINGNVNFITDVTDNKKIIPITLKADILTEQNILNAQIDVIKENSVISNAKLSIPLATYLNLKNNHNLPLDASVSSDFDLKYIRLLLDQEIHDIRGLCKIDVKLSGNLKQPIINGSLKLSKGYYENKSSGTELHNINLDLAADNTKFRIIEASTTDGGEGKIAITGTIDWSGSAVNEVDIELKADSAKILRRNDMEGSASGNLKLTGSFKELLLSGILDVTPFSLILDNLTTNNIPEVKITREYNGEVKTTDDDNSIVRKLPKINMDVTIIADNQAYLRGRGVNAELKGKINIIGTLNKAKYSGHFTTVRGSYEILGKKFVLQNGSVRFEGNSFSLLIPGVYKGKEVEVTARLTGNLEDLSLSLSSVPSMPQDEIVSNLLFGKSSGSITPLQAIRLANELQKLKNGGRSLFNPLEETRKLIGVDNISVDSEQTDDGQEISVGVGKYINEKVYIEIEKGNNPSQPMKGSVEIEVLPNLSVESSTGGSSGVGGVKLQWKHDY, encoded by the coding sequence GTGACGGGAGCTGTATCCGCTATCGTTTACAACAATAACGCCCGCACATGGATAGCTGTTAAAGCTACAACCCTTGTTGAAAGCAGAACCGACTTCGAGTTTAAAATCGAAGGAGTTGAATCCTCCGACATTGATAAATGGAAATTCCGTAATATTGAAATATATAAAAACAGTAAGCTTTTGCTCAAAGGCAAAGAATTAAGCCTAAGTTTTAGTGTTTTTAAATTGCTTGATAAAGATGTCTATATAAAGAATTTCAGTGCCGATTTACTGGAGTTATACATACAAAGTAATCCGCCCCCTAAAAAAACCGAAGCTAAAAAAGTAAAATTCGTACTACCGAAATTATACCCTGTAAAAGTCGATAATATCGAGGTTAGGGAACTTATCCTACATTACAATACAATCAAAAAATATAGCTACTCGTTAAAGGGCAAACTATCGGCGTTCAGTCCGGACACGCCTTTTTATGCCGATATAGATATCGCATCACTTGATAAAAAAGGCTTGTCGGCAAGTATAAAGACAAAATTATCCGATAGTCAAAACGTTATTATCACTGCCGATATCCGAGAAGAAAAAGGCGGGCTTATAGGTAATAGCCTTTATGTGCCTGAAGAAAACACAGTGGATATAAAATTAACGGCAAATATAACAAAGGAACAGGAGCTTTATAACGTTACCGTAGATAGCCTTAGCTTTCCGTTTCAGGATAAGCAATTACAGGTTAACGCAAAACTTACCGTAGACAGCCGTCAGGCAACCGTTTTTATAAATGAGGCGGCTATAGATATTGAGGGCAGTAAACAGGTTATAAGCGGCATTGTTAATAATAAGGAAATTTCAATAAACGCCAAGCTTGAGAAATTACCTTTATCACCGTTTCAGCTATGGATACAAAAACCCGATATAAAAGGCTCTGTAACAGGAAGCATGTCGGTCGGCGGTTTGATAGACAGGCTTAGTTTTCATAGCGACCTTTCATTTGACGGTAAATATACTACCCTGCCTTTAAAGTCACATATTGTAGCTCACGGTAATATTGACGAGGTGATAATTGATGATTTCAAATTGAGTACCAGCAATGAGGAATATATAAGTTTAAAAGGCAAATACTCAAAAGCACAGTTCGATATCAAAATAAAGGCTGTTGCACTGCCAACCCGTATTATGGGTGCAATGGGTATTAACATAAAAGCAGGCAAGATAACTGCAGACCTTGGGCTGAAAGGCTCTGCCAAAATGCCTTTGATAAACGGCAATGTAAATTTTATTACCGATGTTACGGATAACAAAAAAATCATACCGATAACACTTAAGGCAGATATTCTGACCGAACAGAACATACTGAACGCACAAATAGATGTTATCAAAGAAAATTCGGTGATAAGCAATGCAAAATTGAGCATACCGCTTGCTACCTACCTTAACCTTAAAAACAACCATAACCTTCCGCTTGATGCTTCGGTTTCATCAGACTTTGACCTGAAATATATCCGGCTTTTATTAGATCAGGAAATACATGACATAAGGGGGTTGTGTAAAATTGACGTAAAGCTTTCGGGGAATCTCAAACAGCCTATTATAAACGGCTCTTTAAAACTTTCAAAAGGATATTACGAGAATAAATCCAGCGGAACCGAACTGCATAATATCAACTTAGACCTTGCTGCCGACAATACAAAATTCAGAATAATAGAAGCAAGCACCACCGATGGGGGAGAAGGCAAAATAGCCATAACCGGAACTATTGATTGGTCAGGCAGTGCGGTTAATGAAGTAGATATAGAGCTTAAAGCTGATTCTGCAAAAATACTGCGTCGCAATGATATGGAAGGCTCTGCAAGCGGTAATTTGAAATTAACAGGCTCTTTCAAGGAACTTTTGCTATCGGGAATACTTGATGTAACGCCGTTTTCACTAATACTTGATAACCTTACGACAAATAATATTCCGGAAGTTAAAATAACACGGGAATATAACGGCGAAGTAAAAACAACCGATGATGATAACAGCATTGTCCGAAAGCTTCCTAAGATAAATATGGATGTAACTATTATTGCCGATAATCAGGCATATTTGAGGGGACGTGGCGTAAATGCAGAATTAAAAGGCAAGATAAATATTATAGGAACACTTAATAAGGCAAAATATAGCGGTCACTTTACTACGGTAAGGGGCAGTTATGAAATACTGGGCAAAAAATTCGTTTTACAAAACGGCAGTGTCAGGTTTGAGGGTAACAGTTTTTCATTGCTGATACCGGGAGTATATAAAGGCAAAGAAGTAGAGGTTACTGCAAGGCTTACAGGTAATTTGGAAGATTTAAGCCTTAGCCTTTCTTCAGTACCTTCAATGCCGCAGGACGAGATAGTCTCTAACCTGCTGTTCGGCAAATCCTCAGGTTCGATAACTCCGTTGCAGGCAATCAGGCTTGCCAATGAGCTACAAAAATTAAAGAACGGAGGCAGAAGCCTGTTTAACCCGCTGGAAGAAACACGCAAGCTGATAGGTGTTGATAACATATCGGTAGATTCCGAGCAGACAGATGACGGGCAGGAAATAAGCGTAGGTGTCGGAAAATATATCAATGAGAAAGTATATATAGAGATAGAAAAAGGTAACAATCCGTCACAGCCCATGAAGGGCAGTGTTGAGATAGAGGTTCTGCCCAACCTGAGTGTTGAAAGCAGTACCGGAGGCAGTTCTGGAGTAGGCGGCGTTAAACTGCAATGGAAGCATGATTATTAA
- a CDS encoding ParA family protein: MSHKVITIAQQKGGSGKTTIASHLAVAFGQKGKRVTAIDIDPQGSFTKWHALREEKFGEGFTGINFSSISGWRLHNEISEFKNNSDVIIIDSPPHTQTETKTAIRAADLVIIPAQPSPTDLWATDDTMDIVGNERIPYRILLNRVVFNANLTKEISGEFSKVLDTRIGNRILFASAMMDGRTVTETTPSSIAALEVKNLLKEIEALLFPVSRKIVKAA; this comes from the coding sequence ATGTCTCATAAAGTCATCACCATAGCCCAGCAAAAAGGCGGTTCAGGTAAAACAACAATAGCTTCACATTTGGCAGTTGCTTTCGGTCAAAAAGGAAAGCGAGTAACTGCTATAGACATAGATCCTCAAGGTAGTTTTACCAAGTGGCACGCTTTAAGGGAAGAAAAATTTGGTGAGGGTTTTACAGGCATTAATTTTTCAAGCATTTCAGGCTGGAGATTACATAACGAGATATCCGAATTTAAAAATAATTCCGATGTTATAATTATAGACAGCCCGCCTCACACGCAAACAGAAACGAAAACCGCCATAAGAGCGGCAGATTTGGTCATAATTCCGGCACAGCCTTCTCCCACCGACCTTTGGGCAACCGATGATACCATGGATATAGTGGGTAACGAGCGTATCCCATATAGAATTCTACTTAACCGTGTGGTGTTCAATGCAAACCTGACTAAAGAAATATCGGGGGAGTTTTCGAAAGTCCTCGATACAAGGATAGGCAACCGCATATTGTTCGCATCGGCAATGATGGACGGACGCACGGTAACCGAGACTACGCCCTCAAGCATAGCCGCCCTTGAGGTGAAGAACCTGTTAAAAGAAATCGAAGCGTTACTATTCCCTGTAAGCAGGAAAATAGTTAAGGCTGCTTAG
- a CDS encoding deoxyhypusine synthase: MTQQNTKQNNDAKAKLLSREVKHIDITSFDARPIIDSMDNMSFTSRDLARAAQIFNNMQKDKSCSVILTLAGSTSAGGCMKLYTDLVKYNMVDAIVATGASIVDMDFFEALGFKHYQGSQFEDDKNLRDLYIDRIYDTYIDEEDLQSCDNTIYQIANSLEKRPYSSREFIYEMGKWLAEGNAKKKDSLVQLCYEKNVPIFCPAFTDSSAGFGLVKHQVDNPEKHMTIDSIRDFRELTDIKIKAGTTGLLMIGGGVPKNFVQDTVVCAEVLGIEAEMHKYAIQITVADVRDGACSSSTLKEACSWGKVDTAYEQMVYAEATSVMPLLASDAYHRGYWKDREPKEYSKLFV, from the coding sequence ATGACACAACAAAATACAAAACAAAACAACGATGCTAAGGCAAAGTTACTCAGCCGTGAAGTTAAGCATATTGATATAACTTCATTTGATGCACGTCCTATAATCGACAGCATGGATAATATGTCTTTCACGTCACGTGACCTTGCTCGTGCTGCACAAATATTCAATAATATGCAGAAAGACAAAAGCTGTTCGGTAATTCTTACTCTTGCAGGTTCTACTTCCGCAGGTGGCTGCATGAAGCTTTATACCGACCTTGTAAAATATAATATGGTAGATGCCATAGTTGCAACCGGTGCTTCAATTGTTGATATGGATTTTTTTGAGGCTTTGGGTTTCAAACATTATCAGGGTAGCCAGTTTGAGGACGATAAAAATTTACGTGACCTGTATATTGACCGTATATATGACACATATATTGACGAAGAAGACTTGCAAAGCTGTGATAATACTATTTACCAGATAGCTAATTCTCTGGAAAAACGCCCATATAGCTCGCGTGAGTTTATTTATGAAATGGGAAAATGGCTGGCTGAAGGCAATGCAAAAAAGAAAGATTCGCTTGTTCAGCTTTGCTATGAGAAGAACGTGCCTATTTTCTGTCCTGCTTTCACCGATTCATCGGCAGGTTTCGGTCTGGTAAAACATCAGGTTGATAATCCTGAAAAGCACATGACTATTGATTCTATCCGTGATTTCCGTGAACTGACCGATATAAAGATAAAGGCAGGCACTACGGGCTTATTGATGATAGGCGGCGGCGTTCCTAAGAACTTCGTGCAAGATACGGTTGTATGTGCCGAGGTGCTGGGTATTGAGGCTGAAATGCATAAATACGCTATCCAGATAACCGTTGCCGATGTGCGTGACGGTGCTTGCTCCAGTTCTACATTGAAAGAGGCGTGTTCATGGGGTAAGGTAGATACCGCATATGAACAGATGGTATATGCAGAAGCTACTTCCGTAATGCCGTTGCTTGCAAGTGACGCTTATCACAGAGGGTACTGGAAAGACAGGGAGCCGAAGGAGTATTCTAAACTATTTGTATAG
- a CDS encoding RDD family protein, whose amino-acid sequence MPPSRKSKEIKYASFTYRMLASVIDTILSAIVFYPFLAAACKFADICKTGNIIIPATDVTPTQALELYTQMLMENLSANILEFSLAFFVIIFFWIYKGGTPGKILFKMKIVDAKTHQKIGVVQSIVRFFAYIASVVPCLLGFIWIYFDKRKQGFHDKIARTVVIIDKSAKENENETES is encoded by the coding sequence ATGCCCCCATCAAGAAAATCCAAAGAGATTAAATATGCGTCATTTACATACCGTATGCTGGCAAGCGTTATAGATACGATTTTAAGTGCCATAGTATTCTATCCGTTTTTGGCTGCGGCATGTAAGTTTGCCGATATCTGTAAGACGGGCAATATAATCATTCCGGCTACCGATGTCACGCCGACACAGGCTCTGGAACTATACACTCAAATGCTCATGGAAAATTTAAGTGCTAACATACTTGAATTCTCTCTGGCTTTTTTTGTTATAATCTTTTTCTGGATCTACAAAGGAGGCACTCCGGGGAAAATACTTTTTAAAATGAAGATAGTCGATGCCAAAACCCATCAAAAAATAGGGGTTGTGCAATCCATAGTACGCTTTTTCGCTTATATCGCTTCCGTAGTTCCGTGTCTTTTAGGCTTTATATGGATTTATTTTGACAAACGCAAACAGGGTTTTCATGATAAAATAGCACGAACTGTTGTGATTATTGATAAGTCTGCTAAAGAAAACGAAAATGAAACAGAAAGTTAA
- a CDS encoding transcriptional regulator, which produces MSKLLKITSCLSALLLSGCSGYFGNYWTPTDNYAKPIGQSRVTDNTTIYTDTLKCLAHQMEQKNIIPDVMTVGKVLDYTGKDDIETGRRLTQGATLMVISALSKAGVPQVERYDTSVNEFELKMKDNKLIKNSIEGDERAFQPILAGSIVGSKYAIMGGITELNYNIRSNDVNALFDFASGGMRYYVMNVAMDFRIVETETLKIMSTVSYQKQIIGREVQAGVFEFFDDKLLDIGIGERSLEPMQLAVRAISELAVYDLLNDLYQIPRAYCYNLTVPRNN; this is translated from the coding sequence ATGTCTAAACTTTTAAAAATAACTTCGTGCCTATCTGCATTGCTACTTAGCGGGTGCAGCGGCTATTTCGGTAACTACTGGACACCTACGGACAATTACGCAAAACCTATCGGGCAGAGCAGGGTAACGGATAATACTACTATTTATACCGATACGCTGAAATGTCTGGCACATCAGATGGAGCAGAAAAATATAATCCCCGATGTAATGACGGTAGGGAAAGTTCTCGATTATACGGGAAAAGATGACATTGAAACAGGTCGCAGGCTTACGCAGGGAGCTACTCTTATGGTTATCTCGGCACTTTCAAAGGCAGGCGTGCCGCAGGTTGAAAGGTACGACACTTCCGTCAATGAGTTCGAACTGAAAATGAAGGATAACAAACTTATAAAGAATAGTATCGAAGGCGATGAAAGAGCATTCCAGCCTATTCTCGCCGGTTCGATTGTGGGAAGTAAATATGCCATAATGGGCGGTATAACCGAACTTAACTATAATATACGCTCAAATGACGTTAACGCTCTTTTTGACTTTGCCTCAGGCGGTATGCGTTATTACGTAATGAACGTAGCTATGGATTTTCGTATCGTAGAAACAGAGACATTGAAGATTATGTCCACTGTAAGCTATCAAAAACAAATTATCGGTCGTGAAGTACAAGCAGGAGTCTTCGAATTCTTTGATGACAAGCTTTTAGATATAGGAATCGGAGAGCGTTCGCTTGAGCCGATGCAGCTTGCCGTAAGAGCTATATCGGAGCTGGCGGTCTATGATCTGCTTAACGACCTGTACCAAATTCCCCGTGCATATTGTTACAACCTGACTGTGCCTCGGAATAATTAA
- a CDS encoding DUF1704 domain-containing protein — translation MNKIEEKVRKLDDELVSIIKDFFLLNPISWSKSAMRGFISNYDKGNLALPKIVYQKPDYKNKISVLKKYITSLGQDHSPAISFLRETAESYLDAYMILQGVGTPDVTEFSRKLYGSPQDPLTGYKRRSIGIAKYFLRVADEYKNMVENDPLIYTAGQFRKELSKLIKQNICQTTDPIEVKVDNEIVARAAAGPDYVKIRKSAMFSRNDLEQLFYHEVMVHTLTYINGRKQPVLKTLGYNAPRTTATQEGIAVYAEYINLSIELGRLKRIALRIIAIDMAEKGADFIDLFKFYKKHGQDVEESYYSAMRIFRGGQPQGGIIFYKDNVYLRGLIEVGSFLKRAMHQGTLHDIDLLFCGKLTTDDVTKLKPLSDKGFIADPTYVPAWARKSSELAAHLAFNDLTERFKIRDEKI, via the coding sequence ATGAACAAAATAGAAGAAAAAGTCCGTAAATTAGATGATGAGCTGGTAAGTATTATCAAGGACTTTTTCTTACTTAACCCTATCAGTTGGTCAAAATCAGCGATGAGGGGTTTTATATCAAACTATGATAAGGGTAACTTAGCATTACCTAAAATAGTATATCAGAAGCCTGACTATAAGAACAAGATATCCGTACTAAAAAAATATATTACAAGTCTTGGACAAGACCATTCTCCGGCAATATCATTTTTAAGGGAAACAGCCGAAAGCTACCTTGATGCTTACATGATACTGCAAGGTGTAGGCACTCCCGATGTTACCGAGTTTTCCCGAAAATTATACGGCAGTCCGCAAGACCCCCTAACAGGCTATAAACGCAGGAGCATAGGCATAGCCAAATATTTCCTGAGGGTTGCTGACGAATATAAGAACATGGTAGAGAACGACCCTCTTATATATACGGCAGGTCAGTTCAGGAAAGAACTTAGCAAGCTGATAAAGCAAAATATCTGCCAGACTACAGACCCTATAGAGGTGAAGGTCGATAACGAAATAGTGGCAAGGGCAGCAGCAGGACCTGATTATGTAAAGATAAGGAAAAGTGCGATGTTCTCAAGGAACGATCTTGAGCAGCTTTTTTATCATGAAGTGATGGTTCACACACTTACATATATAAACGGTCGTAAACAGCCTGTTTTAAAGACGCTCGGATATAATGCCCCACGCACTACAGCCACACAGGAGGGTATTGCCGTTTACGCCGAGTATATAAACCTGTCAATCGAGCTTGGCAGACTAAAGAGAATTGCACTGCGTATCATCGCGATAGACATGGCTGAAAAAGGAGCGGATTTCATAGACCTGTTCAAGTTCTATAAAAAACACGGACAAGATGTTGAAGAAAGCTATTATTCTGCGATGCGTATTTTCAGGGGCGGTCAGCCACAGGGTGGAATAATCTTCTATAAAGATAATGTTTATTTGCGAGGACTTATAGAGGTAGGCTCATTTTTAAAGCGTGCCATGCATCAGGGGACTTTGCACGACATAGACCTGTTATTTTGCGGTAAGCTTACCACAGATGATGTGACCAAGTTAAAACCGCTTTCCGATAAAGGGTTTATTGCCGACCCTACCTATGTTCCCGCATGGGCTCGCAAGAGCAGTGAGCTTGCCGCACATCTGGCATTTAATGATTTAACGGAAAGATTTAAGATACGGGACGAGAAGATATAG
- the speB gene encoding agmatinase, producing the protein MKIIEPEQAFLGLEKEDAVSYENAKAVIIPFGLEASVSYGGGTSKGPQAMIDASHEVELFDEHLWCEPYRDIGIVTVEEPAIDKDLPKALGQLESLVQKVIDDGKFPFVFGGEHSITAGAIRPYVRKYDDLVILHFDAHADLRDGYDGEHYSHASALRRCLDDDKVKNKGEHLTLVSCGIRNISAGEIPFLEANRNRIHIYWAKDKRNWDIDEIISHVKGKNVYLTFDVDGFDGSLMPATGTPEPGGLFWEDALNIITKAASVSNIVGADINELAPIEGWHACDFLAAKLAYKILGLALCKKS; encoded by the coding sequence ATGAAAATAATAGAACCGGAACAGGCGTTCTTAGGATTAGAGAAAGAAGACGCAGTATCATATGAGAACGCAAAGGCGGTAATAATACCGTTCGGGTTGGAAGCATCGGTAAGTTATGGCGGCGGCACTTCAAAAGGCCCTCAGGCTATGATAGATGCCAGCCATGAAGTCGAGCTATTTGACGAGCATCTTTGGTGTGAGCCTTATAGAGATATCGGCATTGTTACCGTTGAAGAACCGGCAATAGATAAAGACCTGCCCAAAGCTCTGGGACAATTGGAAAGTTTAGTGCAAAAAGTAATTGATGACGGAAAGTTCCCGTTCGTATTTGGCGGTGAGCATTCTATCACTGCGGGAGCCATACGCCCGTATGTACGCAAATATGATGACCTTGTCATATTACATTTTGATGCACATGCCGATTTGCGTGATGGCTATGACGGCGAACATTACAGCCACGCATCTGCCCTACGCCGTTGTTTAGATGATGACAAGGTAAAAAATAAAGGTGAGCATCTGACCCTTGTATCATGCGGTATCAGAAATATCTCGGCAGGTGAAATACCTTTTTTAGAAGCCAACCGCAACCGTATCCATATTTACTGGGCAAAGGATAAACGCAACTGGGATATTGACGAGATAATCTCGCATGTAAAAGGAAAGAACGTATATCTTACATTTGACGTGGACGGATTTGACGGTAGCCTGATGCCTGCTACAGGCACTCCCGAACCGGGTGGGCTGTTCTGGGAAGATGCGTTAAATATAATAACAAAAGCCGCAAGCGTCAGTAATATAGTTGGTGCGGACATAAACGAACTTGCCCCGATAGAAGGCTGGCACGCCTGCGATTTTCTGGCTGCAAAACTGGCTTATAAAATATTGGGCTTGGCACTTTGTAAAAAATCATAA
- a CDS encoding DUF2490 domain-containing protein, which translates to MKKIFIFLILLSVTPPAYALRHWNKLVYSPEIKNDVKLYTEIEYRYNGNDVFYRHYDGGFRFPIKYFGEGWEGGVQFRAVYTKSTDGSWDFEKRPHVQLQKTIYSPQYEFIPELKWQFRTRHEYRVRENGNDTARNRLRLMLKTKDAYYNIKPFIGNETFYDFDADDWTSNRFILGVDLPEFKIAKPSIAYQLETDMSDNDFDHTSNLLFTLSF; encoded by the coding sequence ATGAAAAAAATATTTATATTTTTAATCCTTTTATCGGTAACACCCCCTGCATACGCATTACGGCACTGGAATAAACTGGTATATTCACCTGAAATAAAAAATGATGTTAAACTTTATACCGAGATAGAGTACCGCTATAACGGTAATGATGTTTTTTACCGCCACTATGACGGGGGATTCAGGTTTCCTATAAAATATTTCGGTGAAGGGTGGGAAGGCGGCGTTCAGTTCAGGGCGGTATATACAAAGTCAACAGACGGAAGCTGGGACTTTGAAAAAAGACCTCACGTACAACTGCAAAAAACAATATATAGCCCGCAATATGAATTTATACCGGAGCTGAAGTGGCAGTTTAGAACCCGACATGAATACAGGGTACGTGAAAACGGCAATGATACTGCGAGAAACAGGCTGCGTCTTATGCTCAAGACAAAAGATGCATACTATAACATAAAGCCTTTTATCGGGAATGAAACGTTCTATGATTTTGACGCTGATGACTGGACATCTAACAGGTTTATATTAGGCGTAGACCTACCTGAATTTAAAATAGCCAAACCAAGTATCGCATATCAACTGGAAACCGACATGAGCGATAATGACTTTGACCATACGTCAAACCTGCTGTTCACTCTCAGCTTCTAG
- a CDS encoding L-threonylcarbamoyladenylate synthase, whose translation MESLIIQASILLEEGKSVSFPTETVYALAANAQNENALEAIFKLKGREFKKPLALLVENIDEAKKYVDFNEHALMIAKKLCPGPISMVLPKSKGCDLPDIINGGIDTLSVRIPDHKTALEILRRTNCPVVATSANLSGKPDALCASEVRDYFGDKIDMVIEGGGCSGEASTVIDLCGNFPKILRKGKITMEDILKIIEK comes from the coding sequence ATGGAATCACTGATAATACAAGCGTCTATATTACTTGAAGAGGGAAAGTCGGTAAGTTTTCCAACGGAAACGGTGTATGCGTTAGCCGCAAATGCACAAAATGAGAATGCGTTAGAGGCTATTTTTAAGCTAAAAGGACGGGAGTTTAAAAAACCTTTGGCACTTTTAGTAGAAAATATAGATGAGGCAAAAAAGTACGTTGATTTTAATGAACATGCACTGATGATTGCAAAAAAATTATGCCCCGGTCCCATAAGTATGGTACTGCCCAAATCCAAAGGCTGCGACCTGCCCGATATAATAAACGGCGGTATCGATACATTGTCGGTGCGTATCCCGGACCACAAGACGGCACTGGAAATATTAAGGCGTACAAATTGTCCGGTTGTAGCTACCAGTGCCAATTTATCGGGCAAGCCCGATGCACTTTGTGCCTCTGAAGTAAGGGATTATTTCGGTGATAAAATAGACATGGTGATTGAAGGCGGAGGATGTTCGGGCGAGGCATCTACTGTTATCGACCTGTGCGGCAACTTCCCTAAAATTTTACGTAAGGGCAAAATAACTATGGAAGATATTTTAAAAATAATTGAAAAATAA
- a CDS encoding type III PLP-dependent enzyme, translating to MMHELKTIKEISDDLSDKATFVFRPDALAKSVNFFKNNFKAELLYAVKTNPERHVLEQLVAQGINSFDVASIEEIKLVRSISSDAKLYFMHPIKPRYAIKEAYFDYGVRNFSLDSEAELNKILNETGNAKDLSLHVRLSIPNNFAELSLSEKFGVNLQDAPELLKKIRKHADKMGICFHVGSQCMHPDAYRIAIRMAAQVVRQSGIKLEYFNVGGGFPSVYPGMTPPDMKEYFEAIHDELEEIKDVGDVRLLAEPGRAIVAESASLIVRVDMRKGNKLYINDGTYGSLFDAGFLGFIFPVRLICDERIYSSDLLPFSFYGPTCDSLDYMKGPFYLPNDTDEGDMIEIGQMGAYGRTMNTGFNGFAPEEQVRYVSDLPLMTMYSDEHCSDEQLEIIAA from the coding sequence ATGATGCATGAGCTCAAAACAATAAAAGAAATTTCTGACGATTTATCCGATAAAGCTACGTTTGTTTTTCGCCCGGATGCTTTGGCTAAGTCTGTAAATTTCTTTAAAAATAATTTCAAAGCCGAATTATTGTATGCGGTAAAGACCAATCCCGAAAGGCATGTACTTGAACAGCTTGTCGCACAGGGGATAAATTCTTTTGACGTTGCGTCCATAGAAGAGATAAAGCTGGTACGCAGCATATCTTCCGATGCAAAATTATATTTCATGCACCCTATAAAACCGCGTTATGCGATAAAAGAAGCATATTTTGATTATGGTGTCCGGAACTTTTCACTCGATAGTGAAGCCGAGTTAAACAAAATATTGAATGAAACAGGCAATGCTAAAGATTTGAGCCTTCATGTAAGGCTATCCATACCTAATAATTTTGCCGAGCTTTCGCTATCGGAAAAATTCGGTGTAAACTTGCAGGACGCACCTGAGCTTTTGAAGAAAATCCGTAAACATGCCGATAAAATGGGTATATGTTTTCATGTAGGCTCGCAGTGTATGCACCCTGACGCTTACCGCATTGCCATAAGAATGGCTGCACAGGTTGTACGCCAGTCCGGTATAAAACTTGAATATTTCAATGTAGGCGGCGGTTTCCCTTCCGTTTATCCGGGAATGACACCTCCTGATATGAAGGAATATTTTGAAGCAATACATGATGAGTTAGAAGAAATAAAAGATGTGGGTGATGTAAGGCTTCTGGCAGAGCCAGGGCGTGCTATCGTTGCCGAGTCCGCCTCTTTGATAGTCAGAGTTGATATGAGAAAAGGAAATAAGCTTTATATTAATGACGGCACATACGGAAGCCTATTTGATGCGGGCTTTTTAGGGTTTATTTTTCCTGTCAGGCTGATATGTGACGAAAGAATATACTCAAGTGACTTGCTTCCTTTCAGTTTTTACGGCCCTACCTGTGATTCGCTTGATTATATGAAAGGACCTTTTTATTTGCCTAACGATACTGACGAAGGCGATATGATAGAGATAGGTCAAATGGGGGCGTACGGACGCACTATGAACACGGGTTTTAACGGCTTTGCTCCGGAAGAGCAGGTTAGATATGTAAGCGACCTGCCGTTAATGACAATGTATTCCGATGAACATTGCTCTGACGAACAGTTGGAAATTATAGCGGCATAG